Genomic segment of Terriglobales bacterium:
GAAATGAGCAAATGTCCTTACAATCCCGGCTTTCCCAGCGAGGTGCCCTCATGAATATTTCTGACATTCACGCGCGTGAGATCCTCGATTCCCGTGGCAACCCCACGGTGGAAGCGGAAGTCCTGCTGGCGACCGGCGCTCGCGGCCGCGCCGCCGTTCCCTCCGGCGCCTCCACCGGCGAGCACGAAGCGGTCGA
This window contains:
- the eno gene encoding phosphopyruvate hydratase (catalyzes the formation of phosphoenolpyruvate from 2-phospho-D-glycerate in glycolysis), coding for MSLQSRLSQRGALMNISDIHAREILDSRGNPTVEAEVLLATGARGRAAVPSGASTGEHEAVELRDGDEQRFLGKGVLKAVENVNGEIADALANLDASDQRALDQKMVELDGTPNKGRLGA